In one window of Cytophagaceae bacterium ABcell3 DNA:
- the ric gene encoding iron-sulfur cluster repair di-iron protein — MNTIQVLDVRVIEPRLKHPTIFETFDGLEPGESFVILNDHDPKPLFYQFLAERPDQFNWEYLEQGPEEWQVRIGKNAAGEKTVGEIAASDHRKALVFKKLGIDFCCGGKKSLDEAIKEKGLSKEEVEAELEKASATDVGDFDVFNKLEADELIRHIESTHHQFIREISPQINEILNKVVRVHGDSHPELIDIRNYWVELSDELTSHMFKEEQVLFPYIKELAIANRNNGAIAPPHFGSVKNPVAVMEEEHEAASSFLTKIRELTNDYTPPEYACNSFRMTFGLLKDFEEDLINHVHLENNILFPKALEMEKRFFP, encoded by the coding sequence ATGAACACAATACAAGTGCTAGATGTACGGGTGATAGAACCAAGGTTAAAACATCCTACCATATTTGAAACTTTTGATGGACTTGAGCCAGGTGAATCTTTTGTTATTCTAAACGATCATGATCCAAAACCATTGTTCTACCAGTTCCTGGCAGAGCGTCCAGACCAGTTTAATTGGGAATATTTAGAGCAGGGGCCTGAAGAGTGGCAAGTTCGCATTGGAAAAAATGCCGCCGGGGAAAAGACTGTCGGGGAGATTGCTGCTTCTGATCACAGAAAAGCATTGGTGTTTAAAAAGTTGGGTATTGATTTTTGCTGTGGGGGTAAAAAGTCACTAGATGAGGCTATAAAGGAAAAGGGTTTAAGTAAGGAAGAGGTCGAAGCCGAACTTGAAAAAGCTTCTGCTACAGATGTTGGAGACTTTGATGTGTTCAATAAACTCGAAGCTGATGAGTTGATTAGGCATATTGAAAGTACCCACCACCAGTTTATTCGTGAGATTTCTCCTCAAATCAATGAAATTCTAAATAAAGTAGTTAGGGTACACGGTGATTCTCATCCTGAACTGATCGATATACGAAACTATTGGGTAGAGCTTTCTGATGAACTGACCAGCCATATGTTTAAAGAAGAGCAGGTTTTGTTCCCATATATTAAAGAGCTGGCTATAGCTAATAGGAACAATGGAGCGATTGCCCCGCCTCATTTCGGTTCGGTAAAAAATCCTGTAGCCGTTATGGAAGAAGAACACGAAGCAGCATCGTCTTTCTTAACTAAGATAAGGGAACTGACTAATGACTATACTCCACCAGAGTATGCATGTAACAGCTTTAGAATGACTTTTGGCTTGCTTAAGGATTTTGAAGAAGACTTGATCAATCACGTGCACTTGGAAAACAATATTTTGTTTCCTAAAGCACTAGAAATGGAGAAACGCTTTTTCCCTTAA
- a CDS encoding DUF2249 domain-containing protein → MIVTENTKISSIIEENELAIEAIASVNPHFQKLKNPILRKLLASRVTVKQAAGIGKTTPDSILAKLKEVGFVVEMPTGVPVGEVETEQEPEAWDGELVEMDVRAVLSAGGDPLKNILKKLKELGKDKVLVIINTFEPVPLINLLSRQGYKYKTEQKDGLFYTSFKFEKLPDSVGEDTCGENGNFMELVVTYQDNMVEVDVKKLEMPGPMMAILAELEKLLPDKALLVHHKKVPHLLLPELEEKGFKYAYEVADENNVKLIIYR, encoded by the coding sequence ATGATAGTTACTGAAAATACCAAAATATCATCCATTATAGAAGAAAATGAGCTGGCTATAGAGGCTATTGCTTCTGTAAACCCTCATTTTCAAAAGCTGAAAAACCCTATACTGAGAAAGTTGCTTGCTTCACGAGTTACTGTGAAGCAAGCAGCCGGTATAGGCAAAACTACGCCTGATTCTATTTTGGCAAAACTGAAAGAAGTCGGGTTTGTGGTTGAAATGCCTACAGGAGTGCCTGTGGGAGAAGTGGAAACTGAGCAGGAGCCTGAAGCTTGGGATGGGGAGCTTGTAGAAATGGATGTAAGGGCTGTATTATCTGCTGGCGGAGACCCTCTAAAGAATATACTTAAAAAACTGAAAGAATTAGGCAAGGATAAAGTTCTGGTAATTATCAACACCTTCGAACCTGTTCCTTTGATAAACCTGCTCTCAAGGCAAGGGTATAAATATAAGACAGAACAGAAGGATGGGTTGTTTTACACCTCGTTCAAGTTTGAAAAGTTGCCAGATTCTGTTGGAGAAGATACTTGTGGAGAGAATGGTAATTTTATGGAACTGGTAGTGACTTATCAGGATAATATGGTAGAAGTAGATGTGAAGAAGTTGGAAATGCCGGGGCCTATGATGGCCATATTGGCAGAGCTGGAAAAGCTTTTGCCTGATAAAGCCTTGCTCGTTCACCATAAGAAGGTTCCGCACCTGCTTTTGCCGGAGCTGGAAGAAAAAGGTTTTAAATATGCTTATGAAGTTGCAGACGAAAACAATGTGAAGCTTATTATTTACCGATAA
- a CDS encoding metal-sulfur cluster assembly factor, which yields METNNYSEIETRAKEVLKEVYDPELNVNLVDLGLIYRIEYFEQENKLEVDMTLTTPSCPMSEILPNVTEQRLAQEFSDATISLSLIWQPAWNPDFITEEGKKLLRFS from the coding sequence ATGGAAACGAATAACTATTCTGAAATAGAAACAAGGGCAAAAGAGGTATTGAAAGAGGTGTATGACCCTGAATTGAACGTAAACCTGGTAGACCTGGGCTTAATTTACCGGATAGAATATTTTGAGCAAGAGAATAAGTTGGAAGTAGACATGACGTTGACTACACCGTCTTGTCCCATGTCAGAAATATTGCCAAATGTTACTGAACAACGTCTTGCTCAGGAATTTTCAGACGCAACCATATCTTTGTCTTTGATTTGGCAACCAGCATGGAATCCTGATTTTATCACAGAAGAGGGTAAGAAATTACTTAGATTTTCATAA
- a CDS encoding Rrf2 family transcriptional regulator: MLMLSKSCEYGMRAVVYIALNSSKDHKVGIKDIAESLEFPAPFLAKILQSLVKHKLIASTKGPNGGFFLEKKPEKISMLNIMEAIDGLAYFKECGMGFKKCSDKRPCPLHDSFKVYRDNIKLAFSMRTLDVIINEINDNKVFIHK; the protein is encoded by the coding sequence ATGCTTATGCTTTCTAAATCGTGTGAATATGGTATGCGGGCTGTTGTATATATAGCCCTCAACTCCTCAAAAGATCATAAAGTGGGTATTAAAGATATCGCAGAATCTTTGGAATTTCCGGCTCCTTTCCTTGCTAAGATACTTCAGTCCCTTGTAAAACATAAACTTATTGCGTCTACCAAAGGTCCCAATGGAGGTTTCTTTCTTGAGAAAAAACCCGAAAAAATTTCCATGTTGAACATTATGGAAGCAATAGATGGATTGGCATATTTTAAGGAATGTGGTATGGGTTTTAAAAAGTGCTCTGATAAAAGACCTTGTCCGTTACATGATTCTTTCAAAGTGTATAGGGATAATATAAAGCTGGCATTTTCAATGCGTACTTTAGATGTTATTATTAATGAAATTAATGATAACAAAGTTTTTATTCATAAATAG
- a CDS encoding twin-arginine translocase TatA/TatE family subunit, protein MIYNTIFLFGMPGMGELLLIGVILFFFFGAKKIPELMKGLGQGIGEFKKGMSGEGEEDKEVGKIEQESTKHAGSETTTNH, encoded by the coding sequence ATGATATACAACACAATTTTCTTATTCGGTATGCCTGGAATGGGCGAGCTACTTCTTATAGGGGTTATTTTATTTTTCTTTTTTGGTGCAAAAAAAATTCCTGAACTGATGAAGGGATTAGGGCAGGGGATTGGAGAGTTTAAAAAGGGTATGAGTGGTGAAGGTGAAGAAGATAAGGAAGTAGGTAAAATAGAGCAAGAAAGCACAAAGCATGCTGGTAGTGAAACCACCACCAATCATTAG
- a CDS encoding alginate export family protein, with protein sequence MRPSFYLSITMVLLLLLTYNAEAQFEFSGQLRTRSELRQGQGTLPITGADPAFFTSQRTRFNVGYKKDRITFYTSLQDVRVWGQDVSTINRNTMDFNMGLMLHQAYAEIQLSDTSAFIQNAAFKIGRQELVYNDHRLLGNLDWLQQGRRHDMLLFKTHFPKWYLHAGVAYNQNNERKHGTVYAGIPDPSLGFVPGYPPGTNQIGTMYKSAQFLYVNRTIKPGQVNFLFFKDDFNRFERDGGDLVFQENTWSRMTTGLNSEMRFFNNDLYLNASVYAQGGRDMLGNNLRAWMASVYSNYKVAGGLSIGPGVDILSGNDGGQTSGVNRAFDPLYGTPHKFWGLMDYFYVADPFARVGLNDFYFRTKYQFSEKFFAFVDVHEFHSYGRIFGADAEGGQTEYGRRLGTEVDLILNYQLMPGFNIEGGYAMFFATESLKVVKPPFTERNNIGHWAYLMLNVTI encoded by the coding sequence ATGAGACCCTCATTTTATCTAAGCATAACTATGGTTTTGCTTCTTCTGCTAACATATAATGCAGAAGCCCAATTTGAATTTTCAGGACAATTAAGGACTCGTTCCGAATTGAGGCAAGGGCAGGGTACGCTACCTATAACAGGAGCTGACCCTGCTTTTTTTACGTCTCAGAGAACCAGGTTCAATGTCGGTTATAAAAAAGATAGGATTACTTTTTATACTAGCTTGCAAGATGTACGGGTTTGGGGACAGGATGTGTCCACTATCAATAGAAATACCATGGATTTTAACATGGGATTGATGTTGCACCAAGCTTACGCTGAAATCCAGTTGTCCGACACGTCTGCTTTTATTCAAAACGCCGCTTTTAAAATTGGCCGGCAGGAGCTCGTTTATAATGACCACCGTTTGTTAGGTAATCTGGACTGGTTACAGCAAGGTAGAAGGCATGATATGCTCCTGTTTAAAACTCATTTCCCAAAATGGTATTTGCATGCAGGTGTGGCCTATAACCAGAATAATGAAAGGAAACATGGGACGGTATATGCAGGTATTCCTGATCCTAGTTTAGGGTTTGTGCCTGGTTATCCTCCAGGTACAAATCAGATTGGGACTATGTATAAGTCAGCACAGTTTTTATATGTTAATCGCACCATTAAGCCTGGACAGGTGAACTTCCTCTTCTTTAAAGACGACTTTAACAGGTTTGAACGGGATGGGGGCGACCTTGTTTTTCAAGAAAATACCTGGAGTAGGATGACAACTGGTCTTAACTCAGAAATGCGTTTTTTCAACAATGACTTGTATCTGAACGCTAGTGTATATGCACAAGGTGGCCGCGATATGTTAGGAAATAACCTCCGTGCCTGGATGGCTTCGGTATATTCAAATTATAAGGTTGCCGGAGGATTAAGTATTGGGCCTGGGGTTGACATTCTTTCAGGTAATGATGGAGGGCAAACCTCAGGGGTAAACCGTGCCTTTGACCCTTTGTACGGTACGCCTCATAAGTTTTGGGGTTTAATGGACTACTTCTATGTGGCTGATCCATTTGCTCGGGTAGGTCTCAATGACTTTTATTTCCGTACAAAATATCAATTCTCAGAAAAGTTTTTTGCTTTTGTAGATGTTCACGAGTTTCACTCTTATGGTAGAATTTTTGGGGCAGACGCCGAAGGAGGGCAAACAGAATATGGTAGGAGGTTAGGGACTGAGGTGGACTTAATCCTGAATTATCAGCTTATGCCTGGATTTAATATTGAAGGAGGATACGCTATGTTCTTTGCCACTGAATCTTTAAAAGTTGTAAAGCCTCCTTTTACTGAAAGAAACAATATAGGCCACTGGGCATATCTTATGCTTAATGTAACCATTTAA
- a CDS encoding molybdenum cofactor guanylyltransferase, producing MISKTKDRQTEADNITAFILAGYDTLSPGAFPKGLLRSQGRSYIENISDKLKTITSEIKISANTNDYNHLALPVYTDLVSGLGPLGGIYTALTVSSTSRNLLVACDIPMVSSEFLKQLTMYNEYDLVLPQVNDKLYPLCACYNISSLNKINHLIKRGESRLNSLVNILNCKVVKADSLNLFGGGDYLISA from the coding sequence ATGATCTCTAAAACCAAGGATAGGCAGACGGAGGCAGATAACATCACTGCTTTTATATTGGCCGGTTATGATACGCTTAGCCCCGGAGCCTTTCCTAAAGGTTTGTTGAGGTCGCAGGGGAGAAGCTATATTGAGAATATTTCTGATAAGTTAAAAACCATTACATCGGAAATAAAGATCAGTGCAAACACTAACGATTACAACCATTTGGCTTTGCCAGTATACACAGATTTAGTTTCAGGGCTAGGTCCTTTAGGTGGAATCTATACAGCCCTTACTGTTTCCAGTACTTCTAGAAATTTGTTGGTGGCTTGTGATATCCCAATGGTTTCTTCTGAATTTTTGAAACAGTTAACAATGTACAATGAATATGATTTGGTTTTGCCTCAGGTTAATGATAAATTATATCCTTTGTGTGCTTGCTATAATATTAGTAGTTTAAATAAAATTAACCACCTTATAAAAAGAGGCGAATCTCGTTTGAATAGCTTGGTGAATATTTTGAATTGTAAAGTAGTCAAAGCAGATTCGTTGAATCTTTTTGGAGGTGGTGATTATTTAATTAGTGCATAA
- a CDS encoding hemerythrin domain-containing protein, which produces MPLKRHIALQDYSREHHLGLLLGWKISQGIAKKVPSERMVNYCQIFYESCLLPHMKNEEHLILNKFPSEDQDVKKIIEDHKSLQKQFEGLGNLSQGVEEALVQLTDDLEKHIRFEERIFFTKIQDECTEEELYAMKPEVVSEQMPQPEDEFWK; this is translated from the coding sequence ATGCCGTTAAAAAGACATATAGCGCTTCAGGATTATTCTAGGGAACATCATTTAGGCTTGCTCTTGGGGTGGAAAATTTCTCAAGGAATAGCTAAAAAAGTGCCATCGGAAAGAATGGTAAATTACTGTCAAATTTTTTATGAATCATGCCTGTTGCCCCATATGAAGAATGAAGAGCATTTGATTCTGAATAAGTTTCCTTCAGAAGATCAAGATGTGAAAAAGATCATTGAAGACCATAAAAGTTTACAAAAGCAGTTTGAAGGGTTAGGTAACTTGTCGCAGGGTGTAGAAGAGGCTTTGGTTCAATTAACTGATGATTTGGAGAAGCATATTCGTTTTGAGGAAAGAATATTTTTTACAAAAATACAAGATGAGTGTACAGAAGAGGAGCTTTATGCAATGAAGCCTGAGGTAGTTTCAGAGCAAATGCCACAGCCAGAAGATGAGTTCTGGAAGTGA
- the nirK gene encoding copper-containing nitrite reductase, with the protein MDRKILTRALAKVLAVALIGGLISCNSKPNAQVKEGKSSAPKELPTIQAQLTAPPHVPPPITRDHPAKVVVELEVTEEVMEMADGVEYTFWTYGGSVPGSFIRIRQNDEVEFHLMNHPDSKNPHNIDLHAVTGPGGGASSSFTAPGHKTVFNFKALNPGLYVYHCATAPVGMHIANGMYGLILVEPEGGLPPVDKEYYVMQGDFYTKGEFGEEGLQPFDMQKALDERPSYVVFNGSVGALTGDNAITAKVGETVRLFVGNGGPNLVSSFHVIGEIFDKVYPEGGFNINTDVQTTLIPAGGSAITEFKVDVPGTYILVDHSIFRTFNKGALGMLKVEGPEDLTIYSGLVSEGIYQPEGSSVQEMPSKGENKPRVATNKAERMELGRKVYASNCQACHQSEGQGIKGAFPPLAKSDYLNADIDRAIGVIAHGLEGQIKVNGEIYNSTMPAIKISDEEIANVMTYILNNWDNKGGEVTPERVKKAKAAYKH; encoded by the coding sequence ATGGACAGAAAAATATTAACCCGTGCTCTTGCAAAAGTGCTTGCAGTAGCACTTATAGGAGGGCTGATCTCCTGTAATTCGAAACCAAATGCTCAGGTGAAAGAAGGAAAGTCTTCCGCACCTAAAGAGCTTCCAACCATTCAAGCTCAGTTAACGGCTCCGCCACATGTGCCTCCTCCAATTACCCGGGATCATCCGGCAAAAGTTGTAGTAGAGCTGGAAGTGACGGAAGAAGTAATGGAGATGGCTGATGGTGTTGAATACACTTTCTGGACGTACGGTGGATCCGTTCCAGGCAGCTTTATCCGGATCAGGCAGAATGACGAAGTAGAGTTTCATTTAATGAACCATCCTGACAGCAAAAACCCGCATAATATTGACTTGCACGCGGTGACTGGACCAGGTGGTGGTGCTTCTTCTTCATTTACAGCTCCTGGGCATAAAACAGTCTTTAATTTTAAAGCATTGAACCCTGGTCTTTATGTATACCACTGTGCGACTGCTCCTGTGGGTATGCACATTGCCAATGGTATGTATGGGCTTATTTTGGTAGAGCCAGAAGGTGGTCTGCCTCCTGTTGATAAAGAATACTATGTCATGCAGGGTGACTTTTATACAAAAGGTGAATTTGGCGAAGAAGGGCTTCAGCCGTTTGATATGCAAAAAGCTTTGGATGAAAGACCTTCTTACGTAGTATTCAATGGATCTGTTGGAGCACTTACCGGAGACAATGCCATTACAGCTAAGGTAGGTGAAACAGTAAGATTGTTTGTTGGTAACGGAGGTCCTAATCTGGTGTCTTCATTCCACGTAATTGGTGAAATATTTGACAAGGTTTATCCTGAAGGAGGCTTTAACATCAATACCGATGTTCAAACTACTCTAATTCCAGCGGGTGGATCGGCTATTACTGAGTTTAAAGTTGATGTTCCTGGAACATATATCCTAGTAGACCACTCTATCTTTAGAACCTTTAATAAAGGTGCCTTGGGTATGTTAAAAGTGGAAGGGCCTGAAGACTTAACTATATATTCTGGACTGGTTTCAGAAGGTATTTATCAACCAGAAGGTTCTTCTGTACAAGAAATGCCTTCTAAAGGAGAGAACAAGCCTCGTGTAGCTACCAATAAGGCTGAGAGAATGGAGCTTGGAAGAAAAGTTTATGCTTCGAACTGTCAAGCATGTCACCAATCAGAAGGACAAGGTATCAAAGGGGCTTTCCCTCCACTTGCTAAATCTGATTACTTAAATGCTGATATAGATAGGGCCATTGGTGTCATTGCACATGGTTTGGAAGGACAGATTAAGGTTAATGGTGAGATATATAACAGTACCATGCCGGCCATTAAAATCTCTGATGAGGAAATTGCCAACGTAATGACCTATATCCTTAATAACTGGGATAATAAAGGTGGCGAGGTGACCCCTGAAAGGGTGAAAAAAGCAAAAGCTGCTTATAAACACTAA
- a CDS encoding formylglycine-generating enzyme family protein yields the protein MLRITFICILILTTFHLRLFAQVNPSPDMVFVGGGTFVPLYGSDSVPVKVEDFYLDAFPVTNAQFEAFVKENPVWKKSQVKRVFANESYLKHWSSDTLSEKEREMLDDRPVVNVSWFAAKAYCECQGKSLPSTTEWEYAALASETKANAARDKEFYQRILDWYSKPNPKVLPPVTDGFKNYYGAHGMIGLIWEWTSDFNSALLQGESRANEDLDRQLFCGAGSSGSSDVSNYVAYMRYAFRSSLKAKYSVSNLGFRCASGVPVN from the coding sequence ATGCTACGGATAACTTTCATATGCATATTAATCCTTACAACTTTTCATCTTCGGTTGTTTGCACAGGTTAACCCTTCCCCTGACATGGTTTTTGTCGGGGGAGGAACCTTTGTGCCACTTTATGGAAGTGATTCCGTTCCGGTAAAAGTTGAGGATTTTTACTTAGATGCTTTTCCTGTCACCAATGCACAGTTTGAAGCTTTTGTAAAGGAAAATCCTGTTTGGAAAAAAAGCCAAGTTAAGAGGGTTTTTGCTAATGAAAGTTATCTGAAGCATTGGTCTTCAGATACACTATCTGAAAAAGAACGTGAAATGTTAGATGACCGTCCAGTGGTCAATGTTTCCTGGTTTGCCGCAAAGGCTTATTGTGAATGTCAAGGAAAGTCTCTCCCTTCTACTACCGAATGGGAATATGCCGCTTTGGCGAGTGAAACAAAGGCAAATGCAGCACGCGACAAAGAATTCTATCAGCGGATTTTAGACTGGTACAGTAAACCAAACCCTAAGGTATTGCCGCCTGTTACAGATGGTTTTAAAAACTACTATGGTGCACATGGTATGATAGGCCTTATTTGGGAGTGGACTAGTGATTTTAATTCCGCTTTGCTCCAAGGTGAGTCCAGGGCCAACGAAGATCTTGACAGACAATTGTTTTGTGGGGCAGGGTCTAGTGGTTCATCTGATGTTTCTAATTATGTAGCTTATATGAGATATGCCTTCCGTTCTAGTCTTAAAGCCAAATACTCTGTATCTAATCTTGGTTTTAGGTGTGCGTCAGGTGTACCTGTAAATTAA
- a CDS encoding SCO family protein, which produces MKTNIITCLTILLVFFSCSKKNSSSCCSKSEGADAEVSFSEDISELSLYNLESEWVTQDDQILHLEDLKGKAQIMVMIYTKCAYACPRLIADLKRVEEEIQDISSSDLGIVLVSMDPENDTPAQMTEYSKRNKLSDRYMLITSTEHNILELSHLLNVKFKKEGDDYAHSNILTLLDAQGEIVFQQEGLGEDITKLVSHIRKLSL; this is translated from the coding sequence ATGAAAACTAATATAATAACATGCTTGACCATTCTGCTTGTGTTTTTTTCATGTAGCAAAAAAAACAGTTCCTCTTGTTGTTCAAAATCAGAGGGCGCCGATGCAGAAGTGAGCTTTTCTGAAGATATATCAGAACTGTCTCTTTATAACCTTGAATCGGAGTGGGTAACTCAAGATGACCAGATTTTACATTTGGAAGATTTGAAAGGCAAGGCCCAAATAATGGTGATGATTTATACCAAGTGTGCTTATGCTTGCCCTAGGCTCATTGCTGACTTAAAAAGGGTAGAAGAAGAAATTCAAGATATCTCTTCGTCAGACCTTGGTATTGTACTTGTTTCCATGGATCCTGAAAATGACACACCTGCACAAATGACTGAATATTCTAAAAGGAATAAGTTGAGTGACAGATATATGTTGATTACATCGACAGAACATAACATACTTGAGCTTTCTCACTTGCTCAATGTGAAGTTTAAGAAAGAAGGGGATGATTATGCACACTCAAATATATTGACCCTTTTGGATGCTCAGGGAGAAATTGTCTTTCAGCAGGAAGGACTTGGAGAAGATATTACTAAGCTTGTGTCTCATATAAGAAAACTATCCTTATGA
- a CDS encoding SDR family NAD(P)-dependent oxidoreductase codes for MTEQKYAVITGASQGIGKAMAMELAARSYNLILVALPASGLEETAKTIEKRYRIETILFETDLSDIANVHSFYKSVSALNLSIHVWVNNAGVGYQGELWDIDPTFFNKLLSLNMNSLATLSRLYIKDLKLKKNKGYLLNVGSLASFFPLPYKAAYAASKSFVLNFSRSLKEEVKGDGIHVSCICPGPVVTNEGVKERIGSTQKAKYFMTTPEKLAQTAIEGMFNKKGVIVPGFLNKILAFISKVVPHFIILFVTRDLFARNKEPKKFEEPLKENKVSNSINLLKDNLERRPALRQQRMKLNTRNNYDK; via the coding sequence ATGACAGAACAGAAATATGCGGTTATAACAGGTGCAAGTCAAGGAATAGGCAAAGCTATGGCAATGGAGCTTGCAGCACGTTCGTACAACCTTATACTGGTAGCTTTGCCTGCATCTGGTTTAGAGGAAACTGCAAAAACGATAGAAAAAAGATATAGAATAGAAACAATTCTATTTGAAACAGACCTTTCGGACATTGCCAATGTGCATAGTTTTTATAAATCAGTATCAGCCCTGAACCTGAGCATACATGTTTGGGTAAACAATGCCGGTGTAGGATACCAAGGTGAACTATGGGATATAGATCCGACTTTTTTCAACAAATTATTGAGTCTGAACATGAACTCATTGGCAACACTTAGCCGTTTATACATCAAAGATTTGAAATTGAAAAAAAACAAAGGATATTTGCTAAATGTTGGAAGTTTGGCATCATTTTTTCCATTGCCATACAAAGCCGCCTATGCAGCTTCCAAATCATTTGTCCTTAACTTTTCAAGGTCTTTAAAAGAAGAAGTGAAAGGTGACGGCATTCATGTAAGCTGCATATGTCCAGGACCGGTTGTTACTAATGAAGGTGTAAAAGAAAGGATTGGCAGTACACAAAAAGCGAAGTACTTTATGACTACTCCAGAGAAACTTGCACAAACAGCCATAGAAGGCATGTTCAACAAAAAAGGAGTAATTGTTCCAGGATTTCTCAATAAGATACTGGCTTTTATTTCCAAGGTAGTCCCTCACTTCATTATTCTTTTTGTCACACGCGATCTATTTGCACGTAACAAAGAACCTAAAAAGTTCGAAGAACCTTTAAAAGAAAACAAAGTTTCAAACAGCATCAATCTTTTAAAGGATAACCTTGAACGGCGTCCTGCTTTACGGCAACAAAGAATGAAATTAAATACCCGAAATAACTATGATAAGTAA